TTCGAGATGCGCGGGAGACGCACCGCGGCGACGCGCAGCACGTCCGCGCCCGCCGCCGCGGTGGTGCCCGGCGCCGGACCGGCGGCGTCGAGGGTGAGCGAGTCCTCGGCGTCGAGCCACAGGTTCGGCAGCCAGGGCAGGACGCCGTAGGTCGGACGCCCCGTCAGTTCGCGCAGCCGGTCCAGGCCGGGCGCGAGCAACGACGGGTCGCCGCGGAACTTGTTGACGACGAAGCCGGCGATCAGGGCCTGATCGGCCGGGTCGAGCACCGCGAGCGTGCCGAACATCGCGGCGAGGACGCCGCCGCGGTCGATGTCGCCGACCACAACCACCGGCAGGTCGGCCGCACGCGCCAGGCCCATGTTGGCGATGTCGTCCGCGCGCAGGTTGATCTCCGCGGGGCTGCCCGCCCCTTCGCAGACCACGACGTCGTACCGCGAGCGCAGGTCGGCGAGCGAGTCGAGGACGGTGCTCATCAACTTCGGTTTCAGGTCCCGGTACGACCGCGCCGTCACGTCGGCGACGGGTTCGCCGAGCAGGACGACCTGCGAGCTGCGGTCACTGCCCGGCTTGAGCAGCACCGGGTTCATCGCGGCCTCGGGCTCCAGCCCGGCCGCCGCGGCCTGCATGGCCTGCGCGCGTCCGATCTCCGCCCCGTCCGGCGTGACGGCGGAGTTGTTGGACATGTTCTGGGCCTTGAACGGCGCGACGGCGACCCCGCGCCGGTGCAGCCACCGGCACAGGCCGGCGGTCAGCACACTCTTGCCGGCGTCCGACGTCGTGCCGGCGACGAGCAGGGCGCCCTTCACCCGGACCTGCCCTGACGACCCGTCAGCCCGGCGGCGATCACCGCGAGAGCAGCTGCACCGAGCCCCACCGCTCGCGAGAGCCGGACCGCCCGGCCGATGTCGGCGACCTCGGGCTCCCGCCCGGCGGCGTGCAACGTGCCCCGGGTCTCGACGGCGCCGTGGTAGGTGTTCGCGCCGCCGAGCCGGACGTCGAGCGCGCCGGCCGCCGCCGCCTCGCACCAGCCCGCGTTCGGGCTCGGATGGACCCGCCGGTCCGCGGCGAGAACCGCCGCCGCCCGCCGCGGGGAGCCCCCCACGGCCCGGGCCGCCGGCACCGTCAGCAGACCCGTCAGCCGGGCCGGCAGGAGGTTCGCGACGTCGTCGAGACGCGCGGAGGCCCACCCGAAGTTCGTGTGGCGCTCGTTGCGGTAGCCGACCATCGCGTCGAGGGTGTTCACCGCGCGGTACCCCACCAGCCCCGGCACGCCGGCGACCGCGCCCCAGAACAACGGCGCGACGACGGCGTCGCCGGTGTTCTCCGCGACGGACTCGACCGTGGCGCGGGCGAGCTCCTTCTCCCCCAGCCCCGACGGGTCCCGGGCGCACAGGTGCGAGAGCCGACCCCGGGCGGCCGACAGGTCGCCGCCCTGGAGATGACGAGCCATCAGATCCGCCTCGCGACCGAGGCTGGTCCCGCCGAGCACGGCCCACGTGCTCACCGCCGTCAGCGCGGTCTCGGCCAGCGGCGACCGCGCCGCCCGCCGCTGCAGCAGGGCAGCTGCCACCACCGGCACTCCGACGGCGAGGGCGGTGTACCGCACGCCGGCGGCGCGGGAGTCGCGCCAGGTCGCGCGTTCGAGAGCGGCGGCCGCCCGCCCGAACCCCGCGACCGGGTGGCCGCGCCGCGGGTCGGCGAGCAGGGCGTCAGCCAGGACGCCCAGCGCCAATCCCGTCGCGCGCGTCCGTCTCACGCCCGGCGACGTTAGCGGACGGCTCCGCCGCCGCCGTCACCCGCGGGCGGGCGGCCCACCAGGCCGCCGCCGCGACCGCGGCGATCACCGCCAGCCAGATGCCGTGGCGCACCCACACCTCGGCGCCCGAGCCCTCCTGGTACGGCGGGAGAAAGACCTTCCACCCGTCGTAGAGCGGGTTGTCGACCTTGTCGAAGGCGAAGACCCAGGTGATGCGGCGGTCCCAGCCGTCGGAGAGGAACGCGGCCATCGAGAACAGGCCGACGAACCCGAGCGCGGCGGCGCCGACCAGCACCGCGGGCGGCGAGGTCGAGAGCCACCACGCGATGACGAGGACGAGCAGCGGCAGGATCACGACGATCTGCCGGCCCGGCGACCAGAACCCGCTCATCGTCAGCGCGACGAAGGTCGCGACCAGCCACCCCGCCGTCGCCGGGACCACCAGCGCCGTCCAGTGCCGCGGTCGCGCGGCGATCAGCGCCGCGACCGCCGGGATCACGAGCAGCCAGGCCGGCTGCCAGGCCGCGATTCCCCAGTGCCGGTCGATCAGCAGCCCGGTCAGGCGCCGGCTGCGCCCGAGGTAGTCCGGGTTCGTCCCGACGACCGCGAACTCCCCCGGTTCCTGGAAGAAGTCGCCGGAGGCGTAGACCGTCCACCCGCCCCAGACGATCTTGTGCACGACGAGGTAGATCGCGCCCATCGCGGCGAACACCCCGACGAGCACGGCGGCCGCCGGGCGGCCGCGGTCGCGCCAGAGCCGCCACAGCCCGACCAGGGCCAGCATCGCCGCCACCGCGGAGTACTTCACGCTCAGCCACGGCAGGGCGACGACGGCGAGCACGAACGTCACCTGCGCCCGGCGCGACCACGAACCGGTCAGCGCGGCCACCGCGACCAGCGCCGCCAGCGCCGCCGGCATCTCGGGGTAGATCTGCTGGGCGTAGATCGCCAGCGGTGGCGAGGCGAACGCGACCGACACGACGGCGGTCGCGAGGGACGGCCGCACGCCGAGGCGCCGGACCGCGATCCACACCGTGAGGGCCGCGGCCAGACCGGCCAGGACGCAGACCGTCGCCTTCGCGGCCTGGAAACCCCACAGGCCCATCGGCGCGGCGATGAGGATCGGGAGCAGCGGGTCGTGCGGGCTGATCTGACTGCCGTCGGCCTTGGGCTCGGTCTGCACCGGCAGGTTCGCGTCGTGGAACGCACGCCAGCGCCGGTCGTACAGCTCGTCGGAGATGTCGAGGTCGCCGTCCTCGGCGAGCGACAACGCCGTGAGCAGGTACTGCGGCTCGTCGACCGCGGCGCGCCCGCCGATCGTGGCGCGGACGTCGATGCCGAGCAGGCCGACGGTGAGCGCGACGACGAACGCGGCGAGCATCCCCGCCGCGACCACGCGTCGCGGGACCGCGGCCGGCTCGACCCGCGCCGACGCCGGAGTCACGCGCTCAACCGATCCGCGCTCACGCAGGGACGCGGCCGGACTCCGCGACCTGCTCGAAGTCGGCGGCCGCGATCTGACGGGCCACCACATCGGCGAGGTCCGTGTGCGGCACGAAGCCGACGATGCGCTCCAGCCGCCGGGTGTCCGCGCGCGTGTCGGAGACCTCCTCGGGCCCGGCCGGCTCCACGCGTGTGCGGACGTCGACGTCCAGCGCAGTCGCGATCGCGTCGATCATCGCGTCGAGCCGGATCGGGACGCCGGTGCCGACGTTCACGGGCCCGGGCTCCCCCGCGTCCAGCAGCGCGATCAGCGCCCGGGCGGCGTCCCGGACGTCGGTGACGTCACGGGTGCGCTCGGGCCCGCCGAGGATCCGCAGCGGGCGTCCCGCACGCGCGGCGTCGATCCACATCGACAGCGCCATGTCCGAGCGCTGGCCCTCGCCGGCGACCGTGAACGGCCGCGCGACGACCACACGGCCGCCGGCCTCGTTGTGGTCGCGGCACAGGGCCTCGGCCAGCGCCTTGCTCGCGGCGTACCCGCCACGCGGGTTCAGGGGGTCGGTCTCCGCGCACGGGCGGCCGCCGACCGACCCGCCGTAGATCGAGGACGAGGTCGCCACGACGACGGTCGTCCGCCGGGGGGCGGCGCCGAGCACCGCGGCGGTGGCCAGCACGTTGTCGCGGTGCCGGTGCCAGGCGACGTCGGTGCGGGAGTCCCGCACACCCGGGCAGCCGGCGAGGTGGATGACACCGCCGGCCTCACGGATCGCGTCGGCGGCGACGCCGTCGGACCCGATCAGGTCGGCGTGCAGCTCGGTGTGGCCGGGACCGGTGGGCACGCCGCCGCGCCGGTCGATGCCGATCACCTCGCGCCCCGCGGCGAGCAGACGCGCCACGACGGCCTGACCGAGGAACCCGGCCGACCCGGTGACCACGACT
This window of the Sporichthya brevicatena genome carries:
- a CDS encoding NAD(P)-dependent oxidoreductase codes for the protein MAVVVTGSAGFLGQAVVARLLAAGREVIGIDRRGGVPTGPGHTELHADLIGSDGVAADAIREAGGVIHLAGCPGVRDSRTDVAWHRHRDNVLATAAVLGAAPRRTTVVVATSSSIYGGSVGGRPCAETDPLNPRGGYAASKALAEALCRDHNEAGGRVVVARPFTVAGEGQRSDMALSMWIDAARAGRPLRILGGPERTRDVTDVRDAARALIALLDAGEPGPVNVGTGVPIRLDAMIDAIATALDVDVRTRVEPAGPEEVSDTRADTRRLERIVGFVPHTDLADVVARQIAAADFEQVAESGRVPA
- a CDS encoding cobyric acid synthase, coding for MKGALLVAGTTSDAGKSVLTAGLCRWLHRRGVAVAPFKAQNMSNNSAVTPDGAEIGRAQAMQAAAAGLEPEAAMNPVLLKPGSDRSSQVVLLGEPVADVTARSYRDLKPKLMSTVLDSLADLRSRYDVVVCEGAGSPAEINLRADDIANMGLARAADLPVVVVGDIDRGGVLAAMFGTLAVLDPADQALIAGFVVNKFRGDPSLLAPGLDRLRELTGRPTYGVLPWLPNLWLDAEDSLTLDAAGPAPGTTAAAGADVLRVAAVRLPRISNLTDLDALAAEPGVVVRFVTAPEELGDADLVVLPGTRATVTDLAWLRECGLADAVVARAAAGRPVLGVCGGYQMLARTITDDVESRAGAVAGLGLLPADVVFEPRKTVGRTAGEEYGQPVRGYEIHHGRVRFDAGTRPFLDGCRAGAVWGTTWHGALESDAFRRAFLAEVAAAAGRDFRPVGEVSFAAVREARLDVLGDLVADHLDAAALDALIGGGAPRGLPVLRTVLGPEVQ
- a CDS encoding cobalamin biosynthesis protein, translated to MRRTRATGLALGVLADALLADPRRGHPVAGFGRAAAALERATWRDSRAAGVRYTALAVGVPVVAAALLQRRAARSPLAETALTAVSTWAVLGGTSLGREADLMARHLQGGDLSAARGRLSHLCARDPSGLGEKELARATVESVAENTGDAVVAPLFWGAVAGVPGLVGYRAVNTLDAMVGYRNERHTNFGWASARLDDVANLLPARLTGLLTVPAARAVGGSPRRAAAVLAADRRVHPSPNAGWCEAAAAGALDVRLGGANTYHGAVETRGTLHAAGREPEVADIGRAVRLSRAVGLGAAALAVIAAGLTGRQGRSG